Proteins from one Caulobacter sp. 73W genomic window:
- a CDS encoding TonB-dependent receptor plug domain-containing protein translates to MTLKTTAAWAVLAAAIAAPAFAQTAPAASAADAASQLDELIVTGTRRADRTAYDAITPVDVVSAQALQNVVSDQVTDKLVAITPSFNVLRNPTADGQQYVRPATLRGMAAHHTLVLVNGKRFHRSAFLSGNVQAPDLASIPSIALGRIEVLRDGASAQYGSDAIAGVINLILSDEEGFYGTVQGSQYYEGDGRMIETAARYGLNIGDNGRLVASVTYTDGEPTSRTRQRPDAIAFQNANPTLNVPNPVQRWGQPERQVLRGSLNLNLPINDQIELYGFATYADSTGVNDFNWRNPATDGAYRITAVFPGWNLRSIYPTGFSPQFGQDETDYQLNGGFRGELANLGLTWDASASFGRDEISYFLDNSINASFGPQSPRNFKPGTLIQEEQNLNLDFNKTLAMGWLSAPANLAFGAERRVETYAIEAGDPFSWQIGPGAAAGLPSGSNGFPGYSPTQAGEWDQDSWAVYADLDLPITEQFSADVAVRHEDFSTFGSTTDYKVAARFDVNDNIAFRGAFSTGFRAPTPAQVFSSRTSQGLDTTTLRLFTTGRLSPLDPVAVFFGAKPLQPEQAQNVSLGVTARKGGFTGSIDYYRVEVKDRLANSPNFTVTPAIRAQLIAANVPGADVLTTISYFVNSTDTKTQGIDVVGSYRMPMGPGDLTLTAAYNYNDTKLEKAVVAVSELTRQNLENGLPQHTGNFTADYTFGQFNLMGRVRYFGEWTDAQFQDSKNLIQDFGAQVLFDLAVTAEVREGVKITVGAENLFDTYPDEATFQASRGLIYSRNAVYDTDGGRYYARLAVKF, encoded by the coding sequence ATGACCTTGAAGACCACCGCCGCGTGGGCGGTTCTCGCCGCCGCTATTGCGGCTCCCGCTTTCGCTCAGACTGCGCCCGCCGCTTCCGCCGCCGACGCCGCCAGCCAGCTGGACGAGCTGATCGTCACCGGCACGCGCCGCGCCGACCGCACCGCCTATGACGCCATCACGCCGGTGGACGTGGTCTCGGCCCAGGCCCTGCAGAACGTCGTCTCCGACCAGGTGACCGACAAGCTGGTGGCCATCACCCCGTCCTTCAACGTCCTGCGCAACCCGACCGCCGACGGCCAGCAGTATGTGCGCCCAGCCACCCTGCGCGGCATGGCGGCTCACCACACCCTGGTTCTGGTCAACGGTAAGCGCTTCCACCGCTCGGCTTTCCTCAGCGGCAACGTCCAGGCGCCCGACCTGGCCTCGATCCCATCCATCGCGCTGGGCCGCATCGAAGTGCTGCGCGACGGCGCCTCGGCCCAGTACGGCTCGGACGCCATCGCCGGCGTCATCAACCTCATCCTGTCCGACGAAGAAGGCTTCTACGGCACGGTCCAGGGCTCTCAGTACTATGAGGGCGACGGCCGCATGATCGAGACAGCCGCCCGCTATGGCCTGAACATCGGCGACAACGGCCGCCTGGTGGCCAGCGTCACCTACACCGACGGCGAGCCGACCTCGCGCACCCGTCAGCGTCCCGACGCCATCGCCTTCCAGAACGCCAACCCGACCCTGAACGTGCCGAACCCGGTCCAGCGCTGGGGCCAGCCGGAGCGTCAGGTCCTGCGCGGTTCGCTGAACCTGAACCTGCCGATCAACGACCAGATCGAGCTGTACGGCTTCGCCACCTACGCCGACAGCACCGGCGTCAACGACTTCAACTGGCGCAACCCGGCCACCGACGGCGCCTACCGCATCACCGCCGTCTTCCCGGGCTGGAACCTGCGCTCGATCTATCCGACCGGCTTCTCGCCGCAGTTCGGCCAGGACGAGACCGACTACCAGCTGAACGGCGGCTTCCGCGGCGAACTGGCCAACCTCGGCCTGACCTGGGACGCCAGCGCCTCCTTCGGTCGTGACGAGATCAGCTACTTCCTCGACAACTCGATCAACGCCTCGTTCGGTCCGCAGTCGCCGCGCAACTTCAAGCCCGGCACTCTGATCCAGGAAGAGCAGAACCTGAACCTGGACTTCAACAAGACCCTGGCCATGGGCTGGCTGTCGGCCCCGGCCAACCTGGCCTTCGGCGCCGAGCGTCGCGTCGAGACCTACGCCATCGAAGCCGGCGACCCCTTCTCCTGGCAGATCGGCCCGGGCGCCGCGGCGGGCCTGCCGTCGGGCTCCAATGGCTTCCCGGGCTACAGCCCGACCCAGGCCGGCGAGTGGGACCAGGACAGCTGGGCCGTCTACGCCGACCTCGACCTGCCGATCACCGAGCAGTTCTCGGCTGACGTCGCCGTCCGCCACGAGGACTTCTCCACCTTCGGCTCAACCACCGACTACAAGGTGGCCGCCCGCTTCGACGTGAACGACAACATCGCCTTCCGCGGCGCCTTCTCCACCGGCTTCCGCGCCCCGACCCCGGCCCAGGTCTTCTCCAGCCGCACCTCGCAGGGCCTGGACACCACGACCCTGCGCCTGTTCACCACCGGCCGCCTGTCGCCGCTGGATCCGGTGGCGGTTTTCTTCGGCGCCAAGCCGTTGCAGCCTGAGCAGGCCCAGAACGTGTCGCTGGGCGTCACCGCCCGCAAGGGCGGCTTCACCGGCTCGATCGACTACTACCGCGTCGAGGTGAAGGACCGCCTGGCCAACTCGCCGAACTTCACGGTGACCCCGGCCATCCGCGCCCAGCTGATCGCCGCCAACGTCCCCGGCGCGGACGTGCTGACCACCATCAGCTACTTCGTGAACTCGACAGACACCAAGACCCAGGGCATCGACGTCGTCGGCTCCTACCGCATGCCGATGGGCCCGGGCGACCTGACCCTGACCGCCGCCTACAACTACAATGATACCAAGCTGGAAAAGGCCGTCGTCGCGGTGTCGGAGCTGACCCGCCAGAACCTCGAAAACGGTCTGCCGCAGCACACCGGCAACTTCACCGCCGACTACACCTTCGGCCAATTCAACCTCATGGGCCGGGTCCGCTACTTCGGCGAATGGACCGACGCTCAGTTCCAGGATTCCAAGAACCTCATCCAGGACTTCGGAGCCCAGGTGCTGTTCGACCTGGCGGTCACCGCCGAGGTGCGTGAAGGCGTGAAGATCACCGTCGGCGCCGAGAACCTGTTCGACACCTATCCGGACGAGGCGACTTTCCAGGCGTCGCGCGGCCTGATCTATTCGCGCAACGCCGTCTACGACACCGACGGCGGCCGCTACTACGCCCGTCTGGCCGTGAAGTTCTAA
- a CDS encoding APC family permease: protein MQLSDLFRRKPIGGEPDSLHRTMGLLQLVMLGIGATIGTGIFVALTTAVPEAGPAVTVAFVLAGITAGLTALCYAELASIIPASGSAYSYTYATLGEFVAFVVGSCLLLEYAVSTSAIAVGWGQYLNELLFDVGGWRMPDAIAQPPGAGGVVNLPAVFLVLMCAVLLLRGAKESMLVNAILVAAKLAVLVFFIVMAFTAFSAENLRPFAPLGVAGIGAAASSIFFSYIGIDTVSTAAEEVKDPERNLPLGIVLSLVIVTGVYILVALAAVGAQPWEQFEGQDAGLAVILRNITGASWPSLVLCLGAIASIFSITLVTIYGQTRILYAMSRDGLMPKVMQKLDSQGAPRINTIVVAVTIATLAALVPLDVLVNLTSMGTLIAFGIVSAAVLILRRTRPDLQRKYKVPLYPLLPVASVLFCLYLIRNLPWDTYLLFGLWIAVACVFYFSYGFRHSKLAKARQAKV from the coding sequence ATGCAGCTCAGCGACCTTTTCCGCCGCAAGCCCATCGGGGGCGAGCCGGACAGCCTGCACCGGACCATGGGTCTGCTGCAGCTGGTCATGCTGGGCATCGGGGCGACCATCGGAACCGGCATCTTCGTGGCCCTGACCACGGCCGTGCCCGAGGCGGGGCCGGCGGTGACGGTCGCCTTCGTGCTGGCCGGGATCACGGCCGGGCTGACGGCCCTGTGCTACGCCGAGCTGGCCTCGATCATCCCGGCGTCGGGATCGGCCTATTCCTATACCTACGCGACCCTGGGCGAGTTCGTGGCGTTCGTCGTCGGGTCGTGCCTGCTGCTGGAGTACGCGGTGTCGACCTCGGCCATCGCGGTGGGCTGGGGGCAGTATCTGAACGAGCTTTTGTTCGACGTGGGCGGCTGGCGGATGCCGGACGCCATCGCCCAGCCGCCGGGCGCGGGCGGGGTGGTCAACCTGCCGGCGGTGTTCTTGGTGCTGATGTGCGCGGTGCTGCTGCTGCGCGGGGCGAAGGAGAGCATGCTGGTCAACGCCATCCTGGTGGCGGCCAAGCTGGCGGTGCTGGTTTTCTTCATCGTCATGGCGTTCACGGCGTTCTCGGCTGAGAACCTGCGGCCGTTCGCGCCGCTGGGCGTGGCGGGGATCGGGGCGGCGGCCAGTTCGATCTTCTTCTCCTATATCGGCATCGACACGGTCTCGACCGCCGCTGAGGAGGTCAAGGATCCCGAGCGCAACCTGCCCCTGGGAATCGTGCTGTCGCTGGTGATCGTCACGGGCGTCTACATCCTGGTGGCCCTGGCCGCCGTGGGCGCGCAGCCCTGGGAACAATTCGAGGGTCAGGACGCCGGGCTGGCGGTGATCCTGCGCAACATCACCGGGGCCTCGTGGCCCTCGCTGGTGCTGTGCCTGGGGGCCATCGCGTCGATCTTCTCGATCACCCTGGTGACCATCTATGGCCAGACGCGGATCCTGTACGCCATGAGCCGCGACGGCTTGATGCCGAAGGTCATGCAGAAGCTGGACAGCCAAGGGGCGCCGCGCATCAATACCATCGTGGTCGCGGTCACCATCGCGACCCTGGCGGCGCTGGTTCCGCTGGACGTCCTGGTCAACCTGACCAGCATGGGGACGCTGATCGCGTTCGGCATCGTCTCGGCGGCCGTGCTGATCCTGCGGCGGACCCGGCCGGACCTGCAGCGCAAGTACAAAGTGCCGCTCTATCCTCTGCTGCCCGTAGCGAGCGTGCTGTTCTGCCTGTACCTCATCCGCAACCTGCCGTGGGACACGTACCTGCTGTTCGGCCTGTGGATCGCGGTCGCCTGCGTGTTCTACTTCTCCTACGGGTTCAGGCATTCGAAGCTAGCGAAAGCGCGTCAGGCGAAAGTGTGA